aaaacgaaacaaaacaacgaccaaaccaaaacaatgaaCCCGAACcgaaaaccccaaaccagcagCATTTTCCCCGCGTCCGGCTGGGGCTGAggctctgtccccgtgtccccggggcTCCGTGTCCGGTCCCACAGCGCCACCTGCCGGCTGCCGCCCCGCCGCGCACCCAGCGCCCTccgcccctcatcataaggaggACATTGAAGTGGTGGAGAGAGCGCAGAGAAGGGacacgaagctggtgaggggtctggagcacaggtgtgatgaggagcggctgagggagctggggctgttcagcctggagaacaggagctgaggggagacctgatcgctgtctgcaactgcctggaaggggcttggagcatggagggcgttgggctcttctcccaggtagcaagtgatgggacgagaggaaatggccttaaattgcgccaggggaggtttagattggatattaggaaaaggctcttcctgggaagggttgtcaggcattggaacaggctgcccagggcagtggtggagtcaccatccctggaggtgttcagaaGGTgtttatatgaggttcttagggacgtggtttagtgctagagttaggttaggttatggttggactcgatcctgagggtcttttccaactgaaatgattctatgattctaaccctGAGCATTGCCTGCGTGCAAGCAAATGTGTCCACCAGCCTGGATTGTATGGCTCTACAGCAGCAATCAGCTCTCAGCAACCAAGGCTGTGCCTCCTCCGTGGCTCTGTATATCCCTGAAGTGTGCAGGGCGATTTCAGGCCACCCCTGTGCCACCCCAGGACACCAGCACATCCCTGGGCCAGGTGATGTACAATGACAGCGTGTCCCCTGGCACCCAGCACGCCCGGGCCCGTGAGAAGGGTGCCTGCCGCAGCAAGATGAGAGTGAGACATTTAACACGGGGAAGTCAGAAATCAGCGTATGTCTCTGGGGAGCTGTGCCCATGGGGCTGCACAAACGAGGGGAATATGGAGGGGGCCGGAGTGGCTCACCTATTGCACTCATCTGCTAGCCTCACTACACAGGCTGCACTTCACATCCTTCACACCTATCACACCGAAACACAAACACATTGCTTATGTTCTCTTGTGGTAAGAGGCCAACCCTAGAGAAAAACGGCATCTCAACATATTTGCCTCGAAAGCAAACCCCAATGCATTCAAATCCACTGCAAGTATTTCCAGTGTAAAGTCTGGTCTCACTAGGGCACAGCGTCTACTTGTCTTCACATGGTAACAGCACTGACAACCTGTACCAGTGAGTGGGCAAGTTGTTAATCAGAAAAAGGCCACCAGAAAACCATGGAAATCATATTTCCACATTTACAAGCACAGTTATCCTTCACCTACCTCTGTCCTGTCACACTGCTGGCAAACCTCAGCACTACATCTGCAGTTTCAATAACTACATGTAGAATCTGGCCTTGGGAGGGAAGTACAGAACCACAGTGAAATCCCAGCATCACCGAAATCAGCCCAGACTCGCTGTTCATCTAACCAGATAAGGATACTTTCATTGTGTTAACTTAAATAGCAGAGAGAAATAATAGAAAGCTTCAGATTGGCCCTGACTACTGCTGGTCTCATATCTTGCCTTAAACATGCATCCGCAAAACAGTTTTTATGCAACAAGAGAGACAGAAATACAGAGGACATGATTCCCGAGTGTTTGAGAAACATTATCATGGCACTCCTAACTTGTGACTGGCCTGGCAGATCATTAACAGCCATGCCAACTGCACCATGTGCCAGGGATATTCTGGCAAGGTTTCTTATGGTTTGTTAAAGCATAGGGAGGAAGCTCAGGCAGAGAGGTTTCACATTGAGTCATTTGGCAAGAATTAGCTGAACACAGACATCCCAAACCAGTCCTTTCACTCACTAATCCAGAATACACTTTCAGTAACCCTTCTGACCTACCATAGACTTCCCAGAAAATAGGAGCATATTTACCCTTGTTGACTCTCTGATTTTCAAAGCCAGTCATGACTGGAAGCAATTCAAGAGCCTTTGGACAACTGCTCATTGTACTGAGTGTcatatggtacagaatatccCTCTGatcagttgggatcagctgtcctggctgtgtcccctcccagcttcttgtgcacctggcactgcATGAGAACCGAAAAGTCCTCCACTACTTAGCAACAAGTGaatcatcagtgtattatcaacattattctcatcccaaatccaaaccacaaCACTGTACcatctactaggaagaaaattaactctatcccagccaaaaccaggacagagttcctagtatttttccattttgcagaTTTGCCTATTTAGTCTCTGGAGTTAGCCGAAGTCTTACAAATCAGTTGTtagaaaaacaacacaccaccacAACCAAGCCAAAACCACCTCAGTCTTCCAGCCTAATATAGCTATGCATTACAAATACTTAATTAGCCCAAACAGCTAGCATCAATAATGTGCCACCGATAATTACACAGAGAAGCCACACTGGACATACGTAAGAAGGAAACATTCATTTAAAGTAATGAGCATGACTTTTTCTAGGACTTCCTCCTCTCCAGGGACTGGCAAGGCAAGGAATATAGGTGCCTGAAAATCAGCTGGAAGACAACTTGAAAGAAGAGCGTAGCTCTGCTCcaacctttattttaaaatgtcccACACTGTATTCATAAACCAGAGGAACGTTGTGTGTCACAGGCTCTGCAGGCAGGCTTGGGAAGGTTCAAATATACATCACTGCCATTATCAGCTGGGTAACTCCAGGGATGCTGGAATAGATTCACGTCTGGGGAAAATCACAGCCCCAAGGGAGGAAGGAGTTGTGCAGACAACACAAAACAGGACAGCACCAAGAGCTACTAGGTTAATGTTGACATCAACTCCCTTGGCCCAAGTCCCAGCAGCTTGCCCGTCACTTAGTGCAGCTCAGCCTACAAACTTTACACATTTATTTGCAGTTTCACTTTCAACCACAGAAATTTCAATTACAAAGGATGTTATTGTAGTACAGCAAAGAACTCTAGTAAACCAcgtaaccattttcacagatccCCCGAAAAACCCATGAGCACACAGCACCTGAGTTTTTTCTCATACACGGCAAACCTGGAGTTGTTTTCCTGAAGCTGGCAGCATTACGACTCATGTGGAACTTACGGAAGAGAGGAGCGGTAGATCCAGTTCTCGTCATCTCCTATACAAAATGACGCAGAGCTATATTTAAATCATAAACTAGTAAAATACATGTAGTTAATACGAGGTTATATAATCCCAGTGAAATAAAAGAGTACTTACATACCTCAATAGCTACCAAGTATCAAAATAGTCCTACCAGAAAAGCTCTCTGCTGGCCCAGGAAGCAGGCTGTTTCGTGAAACTGAAGGGCTGATAGTAATTAGAGCCAACAGCAGATGTAATAAATGGTAGGATTGCACAACTCTCTGTTTTCCAGAAGGCAGCAAAGTGCGTTTGTGCGGGCACAcatgcccagccctgcctgctgcaggaaAGCCGTTCCGCTAAGGAGAAACTTGGAAGAATCTGTGCTTCTCTGCTTTCACGTGACTTCTTGCAGAACAGTCTAAGCCCTTGTTTTCTCATGTAAGGGGAGAAGGGCATATACAGCATATTAGCCAAAGTACACATAAAAGCTATTGAACAACTGCAAAGGAACTTATCAAGCCACGAGTAATTCACCTGTTTATTGAATAAATAAAAGGAACCCGTGAATGAGAAATCGTTTATATGAACAAACACAGCAATTCAGTGCCTATGCCAAAGCAATCAGATTTACAGAACTGATCGAGGCACCACACTGTACAAACACAGGTGAGGGAGGACACTGGGTATCCAGGATTCAGACTGAGATGAAACTGTTTTTTTAAGTGCTCTAtctcttttttctgtgtttgggAGTAATCTTCCTTAATAAGAAAAACACAAGCAGCTGGATGAGAGAGAattgctcattttttttcctactagatGGCAGGGCTGCCTCAGGTTTTACTATAAAATGAAACTTTCCAGTTCAGCTTAGATCAGCAGCCAAGGAAAACCgagttttttttcccaaaggcagTGCAATGAAGCTGAACCACTGTTGTTTAACGCGGAAGGAAAGaatggaatattttaaaatacccgATTTTACAACAGCGTCAGCCAAACGTTACTCTTACGGTGCGCTGCTCACCAACGCGTCCCCGCTCCGGAAGGCAGGGGGTGCGGGGGCTTCCTCCGGAGGCGCCCGCCCTCGGGCTCTATCCGCGGCGCTGCCCCCTCCTTCCTGCGCTCCTGTGTTCCtcccccgccccgcagcccggccccgGGCAGCCCCCGCCCCGCTGCCGGGAGGGCCGTCCCGGCTGCCGAGCGGACCCACCGGCCCGCAGCGCCGCGACCGCGGGCCGCTCCCCGCCCCACCTCCCCACGCCAGGCGGCCGCAGCGGGCGCTCAGGAGCCGGTGGCGGCCGCAGCCAGCGCAGCTCCCCGCGGCGCGCAGGACAGCGGGCGGCCGGCCAGGTGAGGTTGTGCGGCGGGACCGAGGGGCAGCCGGGGGCCGTGCCCCGCTCCGAGTGCGATGCCAGGGGAAGCCGGGTCCCCAGGCGCGGGTAGCGAGGGACCGGTATGCTCGCCGGGGTTTCCTCGGTCACTTTCGACGGAGGTGGCGGCGTTGGTGGCGAGCGCTTTCGGGAGCTCCCGCCCTCGCCTTACCTGCGGTCCGTGCGATGAGCAGCTGGCTGGGGGCTCTAGAGCGGCACAAAGCCCTGCAGGTGTGTTCCTGGGGCCGCGGGCGGGCAGCAGTTCGGGCGTATTCTCGTGTAACGACAGCAAAGATGGTATTTTAGTGACACTGAGGTTTCGGGACACTGAGTGCTCCCAGGTTAGGAGCTATCAGAGGTACACTCGCTCAGGAGCCATTGGCTTTCCGTGCTGGGCGTCAGTGCATTGGCTGCATCAGACACCTGCATCAGACACCTGCACCAGACACCTGCATTGCCCAGTGCGCAGGACAAACCCATCCGGGGGCGAGCGGAGACTGAAACACAAGCTGTGGATTGCCAGCCTCCTGCATCATCTCTTGCAGATGGTAAAAGATACACTAGCAACCACAGCGTAGCGTTTTGGAGAGACAAAAGGGATAGCTGTCCTTACATAGCATGCTTTAAAATCATACTCTGTGCTGCCCCTGCCTCAGAGTTCATGGTCATTTAAAATGAAAgttaataatatataatattaaataataaaatgGATGCTATTATTTTTCCTGGTACACAGATTGAACACGTATGTTTTAATCTGCAAAAGCAAATGGTAGAGATCCCTGAGCGATAATTCTTGTATTCTTGTTCTTAATGCTCTGTGTCATTCTCCTGTCTCAAAAAATGGGGATAATGATGCACACtgaaggagaagggaaagaagtAGGATCACGACTGATTGAATCAAGGTACAGTCAAAAGCAGTGCAATGGGCTGCTTTACAATTGTAGGAGAATCTTGGATTTAACTATAGAATGTTTCTTTCTCCAGAGAGATTTCTCCAAAATCTTTCTCCTGACCAGTAGTCTAGTAAACAGAAACTCCTTCAGTATTTACATGAAAGTACGTTTAGTCCAACCTCAATAAACCTTTAATGATGCAGGACTTGACAGCTGACCTCAGGGTGCTAGAGATGCCACACAAGCAGATCTGGAATAGATAGTGGGGTCTATGGGAGCTGCTGAGATCCAGGTTCAATGGGTGAGTGCTGCTGTACTTCTAAAGCAATCAGTGGCAGTTCTACACCTTTCCTAATTAATAAATGTAGCCATTTGTAAAATTCAGAAACGTGAATAAAGACAACATCTTACGTTGCTCTGATACACAGTTGTATATGCTGCAGATTTCTCAAAATCTGTTTATATTCCTGTGTTTTTCCCAGTCCTGCTGCATTTCAGAAGCCAATTGAGAAAGATACTAATGgaagcagaaaatgcttttaGTGTTGGTTTCAAATTCAGCCCAAGCCTTGTAATAGAAAACTGTCTCTGTAGACTGGGCTGTGAACTAAATGAACTGACTTGGTTTTCCCCTTTAACCAAAGCTGCCCTCCTGTGACATCTCACATCCTCTTAGGGGTGCAAAGCAGGGAAGGGCAGAACTGAGCACAGAGGGGGACAGTCTGTCCTCCTGCTCACAGAGCTCCCTCCAGCTCACCAGCGTTGAGGCATACAAGTAGGAGGAGGAATAGATACTGATGCCACTGCAGCATGGCTTACAGATGGTAAATGAATACCTGCTAGCAGGGTGCCTGTCTGTACGTCTGTCAGGAGCATCGATGACATTTAAAGTGAGCTCTGAGAGCTActtgaaatgttttatttctctaATCATCTAAACTTGGTAGAAGCGCTGTTGTAGCCTACTTCAGTAAGTAAGCTCAGGTTGCTAAACTACTGTGTCAGAGCTATTGCTGTTATTGTGCTAAAAGGTCTAAGAAGGAAGCAATTTCGAGGTTTCAGAAAGTGACAGGCTGGCATACAACCATTCACTGTGCATGGAGTTTATGTACAGTGGTAGAATTTAGCCTTAAAAAAAGCCACAATTCAGAATACTGAACTGCAGTGATGACTCACCTACTCATAAAAATACCAGATTAATTTGTAAGCTGCTTCTCAGTGTCATTCACTGAATAGAGCTGGCGAGAAAGCTCAGGGTTGGTACTGACATGTCAGGAACTTACTGTGATCTAGAAGAACCAATACAAACATCTGCACTGTATGATTCAAGTTAAATGGCCGCTTATGAATAATGCAGTTTAATAACATGTTTCTCTGGTGAGAAACTGAGAATTTATTCTCTGGTTCCTACTTTAAGTACCTagagtattttctttcttaagtTTCAGTGCAGGAGAATACTGAGTTTGCACGTATAAAGAACCAGATTGCAGTGTTTCCAAAGGTATCTCACAGATATTTTTGGCTGCACTTCGGTTGCTCAAGACTTTGCAACAGAATTTAGTTCATAAGTGAGTACTTCTGTGCTGcgaaaagctttaaaaaagaaaaaaacaaaacaagaaaaccaagaaAAGTTATTCGTTAGTTCTAGTTCCTAGTTTGGTACTTCAGCAGATGGCTGGGATTTTCCCACAAGCAACAGGGCAATACCCTAGAGCTGCTGACAGTTCTTCTTTAGGGCTCGCTGTTATTCCGGCTTTTGCATTCATTTTACATGCTGTCATATCAGTCACTTCTAAatattgcattttgtttcataCAAGAGGTAAATTCTGACTAAAGAACCAAAACAATGCTTTATGCACATTTGAAATACTACTGCCTGCAGTCAGACTGCATTTGTAAAAGTTATTTGTCTAATGCCTTCTAGTCAAAGGAAGACTCTGTAAAACAGAGCACACAGGCCTGGACAGTAATACTTATTGCTCCATTTTAAGTTCATAAAGTGGATCTTACTGACACTGCTAAGTGACATATTTCTTCCAAAGATAAATATACCTGCGAGATCCTCATGAAGAATGAGCTGGCAGCAATTGAAAGTCCCGGCTGTTTTTCAGAGTTCTGAAGTGCTATGCAGCCATTGCAACAGATGTGGGATTGTCTGCTGGGAGGAGTTCAGCACATAACAATCCAGCACTTGGCTGCGGTCACCTCATGAGCCTTAGGCAAAGTGCTGGGAAATGATGGTTATCATGGACTGGGTGTGCTCAACTCCCACTTCTTCGTTCCAGAGGTTTTGTTACATTCACTGTCAGACAATTTACTATAAATTGTATACAGTCATGATGCAAAAATATGTGAAGTATTTTAACACCACGCTGAAGCCATTTTTTTGGTACTGCAGTGATTTCATGCTGTGATTTTACTTCTTTCTTGTAGATCTGAGGAACTAATTTCATCATGATTTCTTTTGAAGAAGCTGACACTGAAGAAACAATAACATGTCTCCACATGACCTTTTACCACCCTTGCCAAAATGACCAGATGTTTAGTTGCTTGAATTTCTGTAGGCGAGAACAAGTCAGGGCAGATGAAGTGGCCAAGTTTGGCCGTGATTCTAATGTCTGCCATTACAACTTAATGGATACTCGTGTTTCTCGGATTCAGTTTTCATTGCAGTTCTACAGGAAACTGAACAGCTCAGAATGTTGTTTTGAGATAAAGAACATgagcaagaaaacaaaactgatggTGGACCAAACAGAACTGGGTTATTTAAACAAAATTGACTTGCCATGGAAGTGTATCATTTTGTTTGGGGACTACCAGATTTTAGCGGAGACTCAAGAAGGGGTGTCCATGGATTATTTTGAGACTTACTTCCACTTGTCGGAAGTGCCGATCTTACAGGAAAGATGCCTGCCATCACGGCAACCCGTACCTGAGACTGGCATTTCCTCTCCCTCATTTCCTTCACAAGGCAAAAACCCCACAGAGATTGATGAAAATGAGCCATGGTATACAGGTGAAGGAGGCTGGAGCGGATTTTGACCATCTGAAACCTCCATAACTTCAGAAATGGAAGGCTGTCAACTCAGTCCACTGTCCTTGGTTGTTCTCACTGCTGTACATCAGCCGTCTTCCCATTTTCAGTACAGTCATACCAGAACGTACTTTGTTCAACAGAAACTGATTCCTGCCACTGTTTTTACCAGGGCAAATGTGCTATCTGATCACCACTGTTTGCCAGATAAACACGAAGAAGACATAGAGGGCCACTCAAATCCACTGTAGCAGAATCAATTCAAGAACTGTGATAACATGCCTTGAAGGTATATTTAATGGGCATTAACACAGAACACACAGAACAGTGTTTTAGCCCCAGCATTGATTAGCTAAGTAGGGACGTAATGTCTCGCTTCATGTTATATTTTGTGCTTTGCTTTTGACATTAAATTCCAAACAGTATTTTCAATCCTCGGTTGTAACTTCCCAGATTTTGCAGCTTAGAAACACTTTGTCAGCATAGTCCTTTAAAGTTAATGCTTTTATTAACTTTGCAGTGAGattctttcttctatttttaaaatgaattgaaatatgtattttttccaaGTTAGCTACTTTTGCTTGTGAATGTAAATATGTAACATCAGTGATCATGTTatgtaaaaatgcaaataaattttGTAATAAAAGCATCTGATTGCTCAGTAAGGATTTGCTGCCTTCTAAAACTACAGTCTAAAAGCACTTATgtgaataaaattatttctgagaCAATCCAGTAAGAAATTTTTAGTGGCATTATTCTGGGCTTTCTAAAAGTCATGTTGCTCCAAGGTAAGAGTTGACTAAAATACTTGCAGCAAGTCTTCTCCCTCTCCACCCCTTCCATGCTCTCTCCTGAGCTGTCttacaattttgttttcatttaagtaTTTATCAGGTTGTTTCAGGTATGTTTCTCTTTGCTAGGGGCTCGGGTTTTCATTGGCACCTGTTTTTGGTCAAAGTATTTGTTTGAAAGACACGCTGGAAAGAATCACAACAGAGCATATGTAAGTTACGCATCTTACATTAAACATAAACATTAAACTGCATTTCTGCATTAATCCTTACAAGAAAACCAGAATTATACCTGAGGAGAGGAGAGTTGAATAACACAACATAACCTGAGATTAAGGCAAACAACCACAAGTGAAGTCACGGGAGATGCAATCAAACTAAAACACAGGCTTATGTAGGACTTCATTTGTCTATTAGTCTCATCTTTGCCAAAAAAACTTTGTTCCCATGTTTTCTGCTCTTTGAACTAGACTCTAGTACTTAACTTTTACAGTCCTTGGCCTAGATGTGCAATTCAGCTGCCATCTCAGCACAAACGCTATCACACACCCAGTCCCTCAGCTTAACAAACCAAACCTGAGCAGGAATCACCGTGTCACCAGACGTGGCACCACTGGGTGCAAATGTCCAGTAGCTTCTTGTCTTTTATATGCTTTTGACCTGAGTTTTCCCACTCTCTAATTAGGCAGAATAACCAATACCTGCAAATGCAGCTGtctagaaaaagaaagcaagattCAGATATAATCTGAAACAAACTCTTACATATAAATGCTTTTACATGAAATCAACCTCTTATATAAAATGCACAGGATTTCTTACATTCACTGATTTGGATCATGTATGAGGAAGGAACAAGTGTTAGTTTACATTCCCAGGAAACAACTCGTTCCCTGTTAGTGCTCTTAAATTATTGTGGGTGACACTCAAGTTCCTATTTAGCACTGCTTTGGGCTTAAGAAACAGATTGCTAATGCTACCACAAAGCAACATGGTTATCCAGATAGTTTCTATTCATTGGCCCTGGGACATGGGATGTGAACTTATGGCACTGAACATATTAATTCCTTGCACTTTCTGTGCTGTTATCTAAAGAATAAGTGACAACCTCAATCTCAAATTTTCAAGTGCAATATATGAACAGCAGCATCTACAAATGGTACTTACCTGAGAAAAATCTTCTGTGTGGTCTGCAGAGCTCACAGTGCTGTGTCTCAGTAGATTTTGTATTTACTTTGTATGGAGAGGCTCTATGGATAGCCACAGGTCGAGAGCAGAGCATTCCTTAGGCACATCTCCAG
This genomic stretch from Patagioenas fasciata isolate bPatFas1 chromosome 4, bPatFas1.hap1, whole genome shotgun sequence harbors:
- the TIFA gene encoding TRAF-interacting protein with FHA domain-containing protein A; translation: MISFEEADTEETITCLHMTFYHPCQNDQMFSCLNFCRREQVRADEVAKFGRDSNVCHYNLMDTRVSRIQFSLQFYRKLNSSECCFEIKNMSKKTKLMVDQTELGYLNKIDLPWKCIILFGDYQILAETQEGVSMDYFETYFHLSEVPILQERCLPSRQPVPETGISSPSFPSQGKNPTEIDENEPWYTGEGGWSGF